The segment CCGCCAGCCTGCAGCGCGAACCCCTGCGTTACGCCCTGGCCTTGCTTACCCTGGAGCGCCAGTTGGCCAAACGCGGCGACATGCTGGAAGTCATCGGCAATCGCCTGGACCAGATCCAGCAGCAGGTACAGCACTTCGGCCTGGTGCACGACAACGTCATAGCCGCCTGCGCCAGCCTCTACCAGGACACGCTTAGCACCTTCCGCCAACGCATCCAGGTGCATGGCGACATGCGCCACCTGCAGCAGTCCAGTAACGCCGCGAAAATCCGCGCCCTGCTGCTCACCGGCATCCGCGCCGCGCGCCTCTGGCGCCAGTTGGGCGGCAATCGCTGGCAACTCCTGTTCAGCCGCCGCAAGCTGCTCAACGAGCTGTACCCGCTCCTGCGCGGCTGACCCTGCCGCGCCATGTGTCGTCGGCCATGGCGCACAGGCAGCGAGCAAGACGAAAACCATGTATGATGTGCGCCCCTTTTCGTTGACCGATCGTCCGAGAACGCCCTCATGCAGCTTTCCTCGCTCACCGCGGTTTCCCCCGTAGATGGCCGCTACGCCGGCAAAACCAGCGCTCTGCGCCCGATCTTCAGCGAATACGGCCTGATCCGTTTTCGCGTCCAGG is part of the Pseudomonas lalkuanensis genome and harbors:
- the hflD gene encoding high frequency lysogenization protein HflD encodes the protein MNQTREQLVALGAVFEAAALVDRIAKTGQISEPPLGCMLGSLLIRDPKDTLEVYGGDDINLRDGYKALVSALEREPASLQREPLRYALALLTLERQLAKRGDMLEVIGNRLDQIQQQVQHFGLVHDNVIAACASLYQDTLSTFRQRIQVHGDMRHLQQSSNAAKIRALLLTGIRAARLWRQLGGNRWQLLFSRRKLLNELYPLLRG